The segment AGTTACCGATGGTAATCATGGAAATGCACGTGTTTTGGAAGTAGACCCTCATGAGGTACAAAAGTTTTTGCAAGAGGGGCGTATCGTGGTGGTAACCGGCTTTCAGGGGAAAGATGCAGATGGTTTGGTGACCACCTTGGGTCGTGGCGGTAGCGATACTACGGCCGCTGCTTTGGGAGTTTCGCTTGGGGCAGAGGTGGTAGAGATTTATACTGATGTTGACGGGGTAAAAACTGCTGACCCGCGTATGGTTGGGGACGCCCGTACACTTGAGCGGGTAACCTATAATGAATTATGTCAATTGGCCCACGAAGGGGCCAAGGTGATTCACCCGCGAGCGGTGGAAATTGCCATGCAGAAGGGAATTCCCCTAAGGGTTAGAAATACCTTTACCGACAATCCAGGTACATTGGTTGCCGCAGGCGATACCAATTATGAAAATTCGACGAAAATTCGGGATAATTTGATTACCGGTATTACTTATATTTCAAATATTAGCCAAATTAGGGTGCCATTAGTTAAAGAAGAAGATATGGCTTTGAGTGTATTCACTGTGATGGCCAAAGAAGGGATTAGCGTGGATTTTATTTATGTATCACCCAAGGAAGTAATTTTTACCGTCAGCGATGATGCTGTCGATATGGCTGTTGATACGTTAGAAGCCATTGGCTTAAAACCTGTACTGAGGAAAGATTGTGCTAAAGTGGCCGCGGTTGGTGCGGCCATGACTGGTGTACCAGGAGTAATGGCGAAAATTGTGACCGCGTTAACTGAAAGTGGCATTCAAATTATTCAATCATCAGATTCATACACCAGCATTTGGTGCTTAGTGGATAGAACTGACCTCCAAGAGGCGGTAAGGGCACTGCATAGGCAATTTAACCTTCATGAGGGTGTTCATCGGGAGGCAGGATAAGGAGAGGAGCGGTATAGTGTCAACGATTTTTGGTAAATTACTAACAGCAATGGTAACTCCTTTTGATAAGGATAACAACATAGATTGGGAAAAGGTAAAGGAATTAGCTAATTATCTTGTAAATAACGGCAGTGACAGCATAGTTGTTTGTGGCACAACGGGGGAATCCCCCACTTTATCCCATGATGAAAAACTGGAAATGTTTCGTATAGTAGTGGAAACAGTGGGAGGACGCGCTCAGGTAGTTGCCGGCACTGGGAGTAATAACACGGCGGATACTGTGAAGTTGTCTCTGGAAGCGAAGAACATGGGAGTAGACGGTATAATGTTAGTAGTGCCTTATTACAATAAGCCGTCCCAAGACGCCCTATACCAACACTTTAGCCATATTGCACAAAAAGCGGATTTGCCTATTTTATTATATAATGTACCCTCTCGTACAGGGATAAACATGCTGCCTGATACGGTTGCCCGGCTGGCTTTATTAAACAATATCGTCGCTGTTAAGGAAGCTGCCGGTGATATGGATCAAGTTTCTGAATTGAAAGTAAAGCTTCCGGAAAACTTTGCCGTTTATAGTGGAGATGACTCAATTACACTACCAATGTTAGCATTGGGCTGTCAGGGAGTGGTCAGTGTTGCCAGTCATTTGGTAGGAAACGACATCAAAGAGATGATTGATGCTTTTGACCAAGGTGATAATTTTCGAGCGAATCAAATACATTCAAACCTGTTTCCTCTTTTTAAAGCTCTGTTTATAACGTCAAATCCCGTGCCTTTAAAAGCTGCCTTAAAACTTAAGGGTATCAATGTAGGCGCTTTGCGCCCACCTTTAATTGAGGCCACTGCGTCGGAACTAGGTGTTGTTAAAGAAACAATGAAGAAGATAGGCCTATTGGATTAAGTCTTACTCCCGGGGATAAATAGAACCCCGGGAGTATTTTTTAGCTCAATTATAGCAATAATAGAGATAACGACTTTTAAAAATGCTTGTATTTATTATTAACTACAGTATAATATACAATAGGTATTTTGTTCGGGTTAAGCGCTAGAACTTTAGCGCTTGTTTAGTGTCAAGGTGTCGGTACTATAAATTATTGGGCGGAGTATCGGCAGATATTTTTTGAAAATGGAGGTGCGTAAATGGCGGACGAAGGAAAACTGCAGCTTATTCCTTTAGGTGGTTTGGGGGAAATAGGCAAAAATATGACGGCAGTTAAATATGGGAATAACATTCTGGTTATTGATGCGGGACTTACTTTCCCTGAGGACGAACTGCTGGGGATAGATGTGGTAATTCCGGATATCACTTATTTGTTGGAAAATAAAAAGCTGATCAAAGGTATTGTTTTAACCCATGGTCACGAAGACCACATTGGTGCATTGCCCTATGTTTTAAAGGACTTGAATGTACCCGTTTATGGGACAAGGTTAACTTTAGGGCTGCTGAGGCAGAAACTGAAGGAAAGCACTATCTCTGCAGACAAAATCAAACTGAACTGTATTAAACCAAGGGATACCATTAAAGTCGGTACGTTTAAAGTGGATTTCTTTAGGGTTAGCCACAGTATTGCCGATGCCGTAGGAATTGCGGTGCATACACCTATTGGTACTATCGTGCACAGTGGGGACTTTAAATTTGACCAGACACCAGTTGACGGCGATGTTACTGACTTTGCCAAACTTAGTGAATTGGGTGAAAATGGAGTACTTGTGCTAATGTCCGACAGTACCAATGTGGAACGCCCGGGTTATACAATGTCTGAACGAAATGTTGGAAATACCTTTGACGAAATTTTTCGCCAGGCAAAAGAAAGAATTGTTGTCGCAAGCTTTGCTTCAAACATTCCTCGTATTCAACAGGTAATTACTACCGCCCATAATTACAAACGAAAGGTTGCTATTGTCGGTCGAAGTATGTTAAATGTTGTTAGCGTAGCATCTGAATTAGGTTACTTGGATGTTCCTGACGGTACTATCGTAGAATTAGATGAAATCAATCGTTTACCCAAACAAAATACTGTTATCATTAGTACTGGAAGTCAGGGAGAACCGATGTCAGCCCTTACACGAATGGCCAGATCTGAACATAAGGGGGTTGAAATTATGTCCGGAGACACAGTGGTGATTTCTGCGACCCCAATTCCCGGTAATGAAAAAATGGTAGCCCGGACAGTGGATCAACTATTTAAACTAGGTGCCGACGTCATCCATGAAGCTGTATCAGGTATCCATGTTTCCGGACATGCCAGCCAAGAAGAATTAAAACTGATGTTAAATTTGGTAAAGCCTAAATTTTTTGTCCCTGTCCACGGTGAATACAGAATGTTGGTCAAGCATTCAAACTTAGCTCAAGATTTGGGAATACCGTCAGAAAACATTTTTGTTGGTGAAAATGGATTGATCTTAGAGTTTTCAAAGAAACGAGGTCGTATCGCCGGTAGAGTCGCTTCAGGTAGAGTATTGGTTGATGGACTCGGGGTAGGCGATGTCGGTAATATCGTTTTACGCGACAGGAAACAGTTATCCCAAGATGGTATTTTAATCGTAGTTTTGACGCTGGATAAAAATAAGGGCGCAGTCGTTGCCGGGCCAGACATAGTTTCTAGGGGATTCGTCTATGTCAGAGAATCTGAGGAGCTATTAGAAGAAGCTAAAGAGCGGGTTTCTCAGGCACTGGAGAAGTGTTGCAGCAAAAATAATGCTGCTGACTGGTCAGCTATTAAGTACAGTGTAAGAGATACCTTAGGGAAATTTT is part of the Metallumcola ferriviriculae genome and harbors:
- the dapG gene encoding aspartate kinase, producing MKVIVQKFGGTSMATGDSRREVIKKISQVKKDGCQVVVVVSAMGRTGDPYATDTLVDLVRKTNSGLNKRDLDLIMSCGEIISGVVLVAELERAGFPAVCLTGPQAGIVTDGNHGNARVLEVDPHEVQKFLQEGRIVVVTGFQGKDADGLVTTLGRGGSDTTAAALGVSLGAEVVEIYTDVDGVKTADPRMVGDARTLERVTYNELCQLAHEGAKVIHPRAVEIAMQKGIPLRVRNTFTDNPGTLVAAGDTNYENSTKIRDNLITGITYISNISQIRVPLVKEEDMALSVFTVMAKEGISVDFIYVSPKEVIFTVSDDAVDMAVDTLEAIGLKPVLRKDCAKVAAVGAAMTGVPGVMAKIVTALTESGIQIIQSSDSYTSIWCLVDRTDLQEAVRALHRQFNLHEGVHREAG
- the dapA gene encoding 4-hydroxy-tetrahydrodipicolinate synthase; this encodes MSTIFGKLLTAMVTPFDKDNNIDWEKVKELANYLVNNGSDSIVVCGTTGESPTLSHDEKLEMFRIVVETVGGRAQVVAGTGSNNTADTVKLSLEAKNMGVDGIMLVVPYYNKPSQDALYQHFSHIAQKADLPILLYNVPSRTGINMLPDTVARLALLNNIVAVKEAAGDMDQVSELKVKLPENFAVYSGDDSITLPMLALGCQGVVSVASHLVGNDIKEMIDAFDQGDNFRANQIHSNLFPLFKALFITSNPVPLKAALKLKGINVGALRPPLIEATASELGVVKETMKKIGLLD
- a CDS encoding ribonuclease J produces the protein MADEGKLQLIPLGGLGEIGKNMTAVKYGNNILVIDAGLTFPEDELLGIDVVIPDITYLLENKKLIKGIVLTHGHEDHIGALPYVLKDLNVPVYGTRLTLGLLRQKLKESTISADKIKLNCIKPRDTIKVGTFKVDFFRVSHSIADAVGIAVHTPIGTIVHSGDFKFDQTPVDGDVTDFAKLSELGENGVLVLMSDSTNVERPGYTMSERNVGNTFDEIFRQAKERIVVASFASNIPRIQQVITTAHNYKRKVAIVGRSMLNVVSVASELGYLDVPDGTIVELDEINRLPKQNTVIISTGSQGEPMSALTRMARSEHKGVEIMSGDTVVISATPIPGNEKMVARTVDQLFKLGADVIHEAVSGIHVSGHASQEELKLMLNLVKPKFFVPVHGEYRMLVKHSNLAQDLGIPSENIFVGENGLILEFSKKRGRIAGRVASGRVLVDGLGVGDVGNIVLRDRKQLSQDGILIVVLTLDKNKGAVVAGPDIVSRGFVYVRESEELLEEAKERVSQALEKCCSKNNAADWSAIKYSVRDTLGKFLFEKTHRRPMILPIIMEV